A section of the Saccharopolyspora gregorii genome encodes:
- a CDS encoding trans-aconitate 2-methyltransferase produces MWDPRKYLSFSEQRDRPAHDLLARVPQRPARRVVDLGCGAGNLTRLLTGRWPDAAVEATDSSPQMVEAARGNGVDARLQDVRDWRPAPDVDVVLCNAVLQWVPEHVDLLRGWLPALPDGATFAFQVPGNFESPSYRAIHEVLAEQGWDVDGMLRADSVRAPAEYADVLADLGAEVDAWETTYAHRLSGPDPVLEWVTGTALRPVRAALDEPDWQRFRAALADRLRTSYPARADGTTWFPFRRIFVVAHKP; encoded by the coding sequence GTGTGGGATCCGCGGAAGTACCTGTCGTTCAGTGAACAGCGCGATCGCCCCGCGCACGACCTGCTGGCCCGCGTGCCGCAGCGACCCGCCCGCCGCGTCGTCGACCTGGGCTGCGGCGCTGGCAACCTCACCCGGCTGCTCACCGGACGCTGGCCGGACGCCGCGGTGGAGGCCACCGATTCCTCGCCGCAGATGGTCGAGGCCGCGCGCGGCAACGGCGTCGACGCCCGGCTGCAGGACGTGCGGGACTGGCGGCCCGCGCCGGACGTGGACGTGGTGCTGTGCAACGCGGTGCTGCAGTGGGTGCCCGAGCACGTCGACCTGCTGCGCGGCTGGCTGCCCGCGTTGCCCGACGGCGCCACGTTCGCCTTCCAGGTGCCCGGGAACTTCGAATCCCCGTCCTACCGCGCCATCCACGAGGTGCTCGCCGAGCAGGGGTGGGACGTCGACGGGATGCTGCGCGCCGATTCGGTGCGCGCGCCCGCGGAGTACGCGGACGTGCTCGCCGACCTCGGCGCCGAGGTCGACGCCTGGGAGACCACCTACGCGCACCGCCTCAGCGGCCCCGACCCCGTCCTGGAATGGGTGACCGGCACGGCGCTGCGCCCGGTGCGCGCCGCGCTGGACGAGCCGGACTGGCAGCGGTTCCGCGCCGCGCTCGCCGACCGGCTGCGCACCAGTTATCCCGCGCGTGCCGACGGCACCACGTGGTTCCCGTTCCGGCGGATCTTCGTCGTCGCCCACAAGCCCTGA
- a CDS encoding EamA family transporter, which yields MLALLLALGSSLAYGCADFLGGVGARGAHVLRTVVIAAPASLAVELALWPLLGASFSPGALGWGAASGVVSAAAFALLYRTLAIGPMNVLSPVTALVSAGLPVAVGLLQGERLALAGGIGLALALIAVVLVSAGPGAGRPSRGALLLAFGAGAAIALQLVFLHQAPADSGVAPLIVGRAVSSAVTLTAAGLLHRRLGSRRPAYAVSAAAGALDSVANLLFLLAARSGDLTVVAVIVALYPAGTVLLARGVLAERVHPGQLLGLGTAAVAVGLLAAT from the coding sequence GTGCTCGCTCTACTGCTGGCCCTCGGCAGCTCGCTCGCGTACGGGTGCGCCGACTTCCTCGGCGGCGTCGGCGCCCGCGGCGCCCACGTGCTGCGGACCGTGGTGATCGCCGCCCCGGCCAGCCTCGCCGTCGAACTCGCGCTGTGGCCGCTGCTCGGCGCCTCCTTCAGCCCCGGAGCCCTCGGCTGGGGCGCCGCCTCGGGCGTCGTGTCGGCGGCCGCGTTCGCGCTGCTCTACCGGACGCTGGCGATCGGGCCGATGAACGTGCTCTCCCCGGTCACCGCGCTCGTCTCGGCCGGGCTGCCGGTCGCGGTGGGCCTGCTGCAGGGCGAGCGGCTGGCGCTCGCCGGTGGGATCGGTCTCGCGCTGGCGCTGATCGCCGTGGTGCTGGTCAGCGCGGGGCCCGGTGCCGGGCGGCCGTCCCGCGGGGCGCTGCTGCTGGCGTTCGGAGCGGGGGCCGCGATCGCGCTGCAGCTGGTGTTCCTGCACCAGGCGCCCGCCGACAGCGGGGTGGCGCCGCTGATCGTCGGCCGCGCCGTGTCCTCGGCGGTCACGCTGACCGCGGCCGGACTGCTGCACCGCAGGCTCGGGTCCCGGCGGCCGGCGTACGCGGTCTCGGCCGCGGCGGGCGCGCTGGACTCGGTGGCGAACCTGCTGTTCCTGCTCGCCGCGCGCAGCGGCGACCTCACCGTCGTCGCCGTGATCGTCGCGCTGTACCCGGCGGGCACGGTGCTGCTGGCCCGCGGCGTCCTCGCCGAACGCGTCCATCCCGGCCAGCTGCTGGGCCTCGGCACCGCGGCCGTCGCGGTCGGCCTGCTGGCCGCCACGTGA
- a CDS encoding S1 family peptidase, which produces MVKLGKAALLGTAGAVALTAAFTPAASAIIGGHDATAGYPFMVSVQKDGQHYCGGSLIAPDWIVTAGHCTVNLEPQQLSVRIGDHDRTKGEAAEVTEVIAHPDFSYEPFHDDVAVMKLDHPVRAQPIELAADAGPAGTPTRILGWGMTCEDGSECPDLPTVLQELDTELVADDRCSENYDPANELCTDSPTEGAQACILDSGGPQLKGRPGAWELIGATSRDGDADPNCASGPGIYTDLTAHRTWIENTIATR; this is translated from the coding sequence ATGGTCAAGCTCGGCAAGGCGGCGCTGCTCGGCACGGCGGGGGCGGTCGCGCTGACCGCGGCGTTCACCCCCGCGGCATCGGCGATCATCGGCGGGCACGACGCCACCGCGGGCTACCCGTTCATGGTGAGCGTGCAGAAGGACGGGCAGCACTACTGCGGCGGCTCGCTGATCGCGCCCGACTGGATCGTCACCGCCGGGCACTGCACGGTGAACCTCGAACCGCAGCAGCTCTCGGTGCGGATCGGCGACCACGACCGCACGAAGGGGGAGGCCGCGGAGGTCACCGAGGTGATCGCGCACCCCGACTTCTCCTACGAGCCGTTCCACGACGACGTGGCCGTGATGAAGCTCGACCACCCGGTGCGGGCCCAGCCGATCGAGCTGGCCGCCGACGCCGGACCGGCAGGCACTCCCACCCGCATCCTCGGCTGGGGCATGACCTGCGAGGACGGCAGCGAATGCCCGGACCTGCCGACCGTGCTGCAGGAGCTGGACACCGAGCTCGTCGCGGACGACCGGTGCAGTGAGAACTACGACCCGGCGAACGAGCTGTGCACCGACAGCCCCACCGAGGGCGCGCAGGCCTGCATCCTCGATTCCGGTGGCCCGCAGCTCAAGGGGCGGCCCGGCGCGTGGGAGCTGATCGGGGCGACCAGCCGCGACGGCGACGCCGACCCGAACTGCGCGAGCGGCCCCGGGATCTACACCGACCTCACCGCCCACCGAACCTGGATCGAGAACACCATCGCGACCCGTTGA